A section of the Parasteatoda tepidariorum isolate YZ-2023 chromosome 6, CAS_Ptep_4.0, whole genome shotgun sequence genome encodes:
- the LOC107443463 gene encoding MOG interacting and ectopic P-granules protein 1 gives MTSVVNGKTHEGDLNSGSDKKTFLKDENEEVDGMTKTKSEINNFETQNIKDQSCVDSMSDPEKKIDSSISNELDSSVKLGVDTPKENGIHSSGLSDEANFCSSKKGEAEKESNKNCEEIEVKEVSCTSDVTESNNHDSSNLDKDVKDSISNDCEKKENGLQDESLNKSTNESLNKKDNEIESECHKTSDELSKNDKTDKFDSTVKKSKLDVKNAIATEIPDLSVPKDKDAEETPVSKDKDAEETPVSKDTDAEETPVSKDKDAEETPVSKDKDAEERPLVNGFVEPNPLEKLNEHLNSIGCDEISKGLQNIHQKSSTVKLSQKSDDQSSNKENKNIASHAHDRFKESPDNFVFAELTNEDTGFPEIFTGLVKIGRYISVKGDFTLRSTEALVESPSLVSSYLLKEPDIFPPKEKDSKSESKDFFHTSAGEILIGIGLSRVNEWYHKDMVRVKKRQMKREGKRPQTEEELANHEKSYIEAKKANNVYSCEYKVCKTCGFTTESSVVMEGHLLVPHLTQRKEYQCNFCEVINRDPRLMLEHMEQVHKKIGRIQPPVLFFECPYCTFESNSKVKLNNHLTKCQRYFDHGVNQAPPRDFDFPALTPKPITVAVVKAYEKSLGSMHRGRGRPKKHENMTDSMSMNQISPIVSHPHSAPNNFPNYKSSSSTPLNNSLGSHNQIMSPMQMSNLNIRPAHSNSMSQIRSSVSPMVQTPNRIYQVLNSAGQVVPIVGSNQVPTTPNQFPFASNTVNSGKKLHNTGPFFNSSPFGSGLHQQNLAKNMPELNALPKMTGPYPLPAAKQSNQPGNVTMNSNNLVVCEICDGYIKDLDQLRTHMQLIHKVKIHPKMLVSRPPLNCQKCQWRFFTDQGLERHLLGAHGLVTSNMQELANKNKDAGCCTICGRVYASKLVSHMNQIHKVTLKPAHLSYKCTVCSATFNLYRLFENHVYLVHSGAAKRSSEGGRSSPSKKHKTSSDLEKSAAEESRDHRDKKQSKESLEVRICVECGDDVYSSNPDSKKCEKCLKSDELIQGTLSSKANQDELKKNKMKKAAS, from the coding sequence ATGACTTCTGTAGTCAATGGTAAAACACATGAAGGTGATCTTAACAGTGGGTCAGATAAGAAAACCTTCTTGAAGGATGAAAATGAAGAAGTTGATGGTATGACCAAGACTAAATCTGagatcaataattttgaaacacaaaatattaaagatcaATCTTGTGTTGATTCAATGTCAGACCCAGAGAAAAAGATAGACTCTTCCATTTCAAATGAATTAGATTCTTCAGTAAAGTTGGGTGTAGATACTCCAAAAGAAAATGGAATTCACTCATCTGGTTTGAGTGATGAAGcaaatttttgttcttcaaaGAAGGGAGAGGCTGAGAAAGAATCTAACAAAAACTGTGAAGAAATTGAAGTAAAAGAAGTTTCTTGTACTTCTGATGTTACAGAAAGCAACAATCATGATAGCAGTAACTTAGATAAAGATGTAAAGGACTCAATATCGAATGAttgtgaaaaaaaggaaaacggTCTACAAGATGAATCTCTGAACAAATCTACTAATGAATCTTTGAACAAGAAAGACAATGAGATTGAAAGTGAATGTCATAAAACATCTGATGAACTAAGCAAAAATGATAAGACAGATAAATTTGATTCAACtgtaaagaaatcaaaattggaCGTAAAGAATGCAATTGCTACAGAAATTCCAGATTTGAGTGTACCAAAAGATAAAGATGCTGAGGAGACACCTGTATCAAAAGATAAAGATGCTGAGGAGACACCTGTATCAAAAGATACAGATGCTGAAGAGACACCTGTATCAAAAGATAAAGATGCTGAGGAGACACCTGTTTCAAAAGATAAAGATGCTGAGGAAAGACCATTAGTAAATGGTTTTGTTGAACCTAATcctcttgaaaaattaaatgagcatTTAAATTCGATTGGATGTGATGAAATTTCTAAAGGTTTACAAAATATTCACCAAAAAAGCTCAACTGTCAAGTTATCTCAAAAATCAGATGATCAATCTAGcaacaaagaaaataagaatattgCTTCACATGCTCATGATAGGTTTAAAGAGTCTcctgataattttgtttttgcagaATTAACAAATGAGGATACTGGGTTTCCTGAGATATTCACTGGCTTAGTCAAAATAGGACGTTATATATCAGTGAAAGGAGATTTTACCTTGAGGAGCACTGAAGCATTAGTCGAGAGTCCTTCTTTAGTTTCATCATATTTACTCAAGGAACCAGACATTTTCCCACCGAAAGAAAAAGATTCTAAATCTGAAAGCAAAGACTTTTTCCATACCTCTGCTGGTGAGATTTTAATTGGTATTGGCCTTAGTCGTGTTAACGAATGGTATCATAAAGATATGGTAAGAGTTAAAAAGAGGCAAATGAAGAGAGAAGGAAAACGTCCTCAAACAGAAGAAGAATTGGCTAACCACGAAAAAAGTTATATTGAGGCCAAAAAAGCTAATAATGTTTACTCTTGTGAatataaagtatgcaaaacttGTGGGTTTACTACCGAATCTTCAGTAGTTATGGAAGGACATTTACTAGTGCCTCATCTCACTCAACGTAAGGAATACCAGTGCAATTTTTGTGAAGTTATTAATCGAGACCCAAGATTGATGTTAGAACACATGGAACAGGTTCACAAAAAAATTGGCCGAATACAACCTCCTGTGCTTTTCTTTGAATGTCCTTACTGTACCTTTGAAAGCAATTCAAAAGTTAAGTTGAATAATCATTTAACAAAATGCCAAAGGTACTTTGATCATGGAGTTAACCAAGCTCCACCTAGAGATTTTGATTTTCCTGCTTTGACGCCTAAACCTATTACTGTTGCTGTCGTTAAAGCGTATGAAAAATCTCTTGGCTCAATGCATAGAGGTCGAGGACGAccaaaaaagcatgaaaatatgACTGACTCAATGTCAATGAACCAGATTTCTCCTATTGTTAGTCATCCTCACAGTGCTCCTAATAATTTCCCAAATTACAAATCAAGCTCTAGTACACCTTTAAATAACAGTTTAGGTAGTCATAATCAAATAATGTCACCTATGCAAATGTCCAATTTAAACATACGACCAGCTCATTCTAATTCTATGTCCCAAATTCGTTCTAGTGTATCTCCAATGGTACAAACTCCTAATCGTATTTACCAAGTTTTAAATTCTGCTGGCCAAGTTGTCCCTATTGTTGGAAGTAATCAAGTGCCAACAACTCCTAATCAGTTTCCTTTTGCCTCAAATACTGTCAACAGtggtaaaaaattgcataatactGGACCATTCTTCAATTCATCCCCTTTTGGAAGTGGATTACATCAACAAAACCTTGCTAAAAATATGCCAGAATTAAATGCTTTGCCCAAGATGACAGGACCTTATCCTTTGCCAGCGGCCAAACAATCCAATCAACCTGGTAATGTAACTATGAATTCAAACAACTTAGTTGTGTGTGAAATTTGTGATGGTTATATTAAAGATCTTGACCAGTTGCGCACACATATGCAGCTAATTCATAAAGTCAAAATCCATCCTAAAATGCTTGTTAGCCGTCCTCCTTTGAATTGTCAAAAATGTCAATGGAGATTTTTTACAGATCAAGGTTTAGAGCGACATCTTTTGGGTGCTCATGGAttggtaacctcaaatatgcaagAATTAGCCAACAAAAACAAAGATGCTGGTTGTTGTACTATATGTGGGAGAGTTTATGCTAGTAAACTTGTCAGTCACATGAATCAAATCCACAAAGTAACATTAAAACCAGCTCATTTATCATATAAATGTACAGTGTGTTCAGCTACATTTAATCTGTACAGACTTTTTGAGAACCATGTTTATCTTGTTCACAGTGGTGCTGCCAAACGTTCATCTGAAGGTGGTAGATCTAGTCCTTCAAAGAAACATAAAACTAGTTCAGACTTGGAAAAGTCAGCTGCAGAAGAATCAAGAGATCATAGAGACAAAAAACAATCCAAAGAAAGTTTAGAAGTTAGAATATGCGTAGAATGTGGAGATGATGTTTACTCTAGTAATCCTGACtctaaaaaatgtgaaaagtgCCTAAAATCAGATGAACTTATTCAAGGTACTTTAAGTTCTAAGGCTAATCAAGATGAgcttaaaaagaataagatgAAGAAAGCAgcttcttaa